From Papaver somniferum cultivar HN1 unplaced genomic scaffold, ASM357369v1 unplaced-scaffold_6758, whole genome shotgun sequence, the proteins below share one genomic window:
- the LOC113343836 gene encoding uncharacterized protein DDB_G0271670-like: MSSGNGQIYLDEKWKLKGSKSTRNHNSSSSMASSSSNHHHHHNLMRSSSTSSANHLMRNSSTSSTSHLIRNASTSSSSTNNLMRNSSKRNGGNHNKSGFSRKCSSLVKEQRAKFYIVRRCVTMLMCWRDYNDS, translated from the coding sequence ATGTCTTCTGGTAATGGTCAGATCTATTTAGATGAGAAATGGAAATTAAAAGGATCTAAGAGTACAAGGAACCACAATTCATCATCATCgatggcttcttcttcttcaaatcatcatcatcatcataatctgaTGAGAAGTTCTTCTACATCATCAGCTAATCATTTAATGAGGAATtcatcaacttcatcaacatcacatttAATTAGAAACGCATCAACATCGTCTTCAAGTACTAATAATCTAATGAGGAATTCATCAAAGAGAAATGGTGGGAATCATAATAAAAGTGGATTCTCAAGGAAATGTTCTTCACTGGTTAAAGAACAGAGAGCTAAGTTTTATATTGTTAGACGCTGTGTTACTATGTTAATGTGCTGGCGTGATTACAATGATTCTTAA